A genomic stretch from Leptospira saintgironsiae includes:
- a CDS encoding neutral/alkaline non-lysosomal ceramidase N-terminal domain-containing protein, whose protein sequence is MKNKQTKILTLALALIFILTGCDQKSDDDKLLELAVSSNGVKESSSNPILNSLALPTSTPADVFLVGAAKADITGPFVQSSTGYNSPGDQMSGLAMRLYSRTFVIERPGGARVAIVTNDMIHMYQSVKMGVVKKLQADGYGSAFNNDNVLLFATHTHSAPSNISWYTLFNLFNGVIGFDKVHYNIVVNGIADSIKAAYNNRREARIKFAAGNLSNFANNRSSAAYAWNLDKANYSSNINETMSLLRFEGTDGSPIGLLNWFAVHGTSLGITNRRAHGDNKGYASYLAESTFGGSFVAAFPQGPMGDVSPNTPDPTDITKPFLRPNDIDPSLDALENPIVHGTKQGSRALELYNAATTTLTGNIGYRHSHVVWNNKVAVDPSYIGTFSMPWDTGTGNTTCVATIGGGFLAGDEEGAPVEFAKEGEIRNDFVFENGAWVKKNYSLTNLSGAAQILGYLWPLAQLALSSTKYEACDKEKFTLLPVGEVDSFWFPNPQVPFVPVVLPLQVITIGNTAIVASPFEVTTNAGRRLKAKLTTTLAPAGISNVVVGAMANAYAQYLTTREEYSAQNFEGGFTAYGPWANAALIQEFDRIAKDIVANRSTAAGPNPPDLSNQQFIQTGLSQNGVVNDGGDFGKVLTDSNSSYNRVKDTVTVKFQGSHPRVVQDKKLDGSLSSYYDPNTYTYLEIQKKNGSSWTTVANDNNPYTAYDWARTGGDLSATSEVTITWLIRNQQAGTYRVVYNGLAKQFWGIFWTYKKFTGTSKEFVLQ, encoded by the coding sequence ATGAAAAACAAACAAACGAAAATTTTAACCTTGGCATTGGCTCTGATATTCATCCTTACCGGTTGTGATCAGAAGTCAGACGACGATAAATTATTAGAACTGGCCGTTTCTTCTAATGGAGTAAAAGAATCTAGCTCTAATCCTATTCTAAATAGTCTCGCTTTACCTACATCTACTCCTGCGGATGTATTTTTGGTAGGCGCGGCAAAGGCTGATATCACCGGACCTTTTGTGCAATCAAGCACAGGATATAATAGTCCAGGTGACCAGATGTCAGGCTTGGCTATGAGGCTTTATTCCAGAACATTCGTGATTGAACGTCCGGGCGGGGCGAGAGTCGCAATTGTTACCAACGATATGATCCATATGTACCAAAGCGTAAAGATGGGCGTCGTTAAAAAATTACAGGCCGACGGTTATGGATCTGCGTTTAACAATGATAACGTTCTTTTGTTTGCGACCCATACACATTCCGCTCCTTCTAATATTTCTTGGTACACATTATTCAACTTATTCAATGGAGTGATCGGTTTTGATAAGGTTCACTATAATATCGTGGTGAATGGTATCGCTGATTCTATCAAGGCTGCTTATAATAATAGGAGAGAAGCAAGGATCAAATTTGCTGCTGGAAATCTTTCTAATTTTGCAAATAACAGATCTTCTGCTGCTTACGCTTGGAACTTAGACAAAGCAAATTATTCTTCGAATATAAATGAGACTATGAGTTTACTTCGTTTTGAAGGAACTGACGGTTCTCCAATCGGGTTATTGAACTGGTTTGCGGTTCACGGAACTTCTCTAGGAATTACAAATCGTAGGGCTCACGGAGATAATAAGGGTTACGCTTCCTATTTGGCGGAAAGCACATTTGGTGGAAGCTTTGTGGCTGCATTCCCTCAGGGACCTATGGGAGATGTGAGTCCGAATACTCCTGATCCGACTGATATAACAAAACCTTTCTTAAGACCGAATGATATAGATCCAAGTTTAGATGCTTTGGAAAATCCTATTGTTCATGGAACTAAACAAGGAAGCCGAGCATTAGAATTATATAATGCGGCTACTACTACACTTACTGGGAACATTGGTTATAGACATTCTCATGTGGTTTGGAATAATAAAGTTGCCGTAGATCCTTCCTATATCGGGACCTTCTCCATGCCTTGGGATACAGGAACTGGAAATACAACCTGTGTGGCCACGATCGGTGGTGGATTTTTGGCAGGAGATGAAGAAGGTGCTCCTGTAGAATTTGCAAAAGAAGGTGAGATCCGAAATGATTTCGTATTCGAGAATGGAGCCTGGGTTAAAAAGAATTATTCTTTGACCAACTTAAGTGGAGCTGCTCAGATTTTAGGATATCTCTGGCCTCTTGCTCAATTGGCATTGAGTTCTACAAAGTATGAGGCATGTGATAAAGAAAAATTCACTCTTCTTCCTGTGGGAGAAGTGGATAGTTTCTGGTTTCCGAATCCTCAGGTGCCTTTTGTTCCAGTGGTTCTTCCATTACAAGTGATCACGATAGGTAACACTGCGATTGTGGCTTCTCCTTTCGAAGTAACTACGAATGCAGGAAGAAGATTGAAAGCAAAGTTAACTACAACTCTTGCTCCGGCGGGGATCTCCAACGTAGTTGTAGGCGCAATGGCGAATGCTTATGCTCAGTATCTGACTACTCGTGAAGAATATTCCGCTCAGAACTTCGAAGGTGGTTTTACTGCTTACGGCCCTTGGGCGAATGCAGCATTGATCCAAGAGTTTGATCGGATAGCAAAGGATATAGTTGCGAATCGTTCTACTGCAGCTGGACCAAATCCTCCTGATCTTTCGAACCAACAGTTTATACAAACTGGGTTATCCCAAAACGGCGTAGTGAATGATGGAGGAGATTTCGGAAAAGTTCTGACTGATTCGAATTCTTCCTATAATAGGGTTAAAGATACTGTTACAGTTAAATTCCAAGGTTCACATCCAAGAGTGGTTCAGGATAAAAAACTGGATGGATCTCTTTCTTCTTATTATGATCCGAATACTTATACATATTTGGAAATTCAGAAAAAGAACGGAAGTTCTTGGACTACTGTTGCAAACGATAATAATCCGTATACGGCTTATGATTGGGCGAGAACTGGCGGAGATCTTTCAGCTACATCCGAAGTTACGATCACTTGGTTGATCCGCAATCAACAGGCTGGAACTTACAGAGTTGTATACAATGGTTTGGCAAAACAGTTCTGGGGAATTTTCTGGACTTACAAAAAATTCACTGGGACTTCCAAAGAGTTCGTTTTGCAATAA
- a CDS encoding YiiD C-terminal domain-containing protein, with amino-acid sequence MTEKFDVLSIPFNVHIQLSRPKQGEDALLVMEDKPIYKNHVGSGHAAALFALAEGSGGEYLLSKVASLPFEIIPVVRKSEVKYKKPAQGRVVSRGVIDEQEWSAFMAQLEKKGRAGLTVGVELFDETQANVASFSFDWFIAKK; translated from the coding sequence ATGACAGAGAAATTCGACGTTTTATCCATACCATTCAATGTACATATCCAACTTTCCAGACCTAAACAAGGAGAGGATGCTCTCTTAGTCATGGAAGACAAACCTATCTATAAAAACCATGTAGGCTCAGGCCATGCTGCGGCGTTATTTGCTCTCGCAGAAGGAAGTGGAGGAGAATATTTACTTTCTAAAGTAGCTTCTCTACCTTTCGAAATTATTCCTGTAGTTCGTAAGTCCGAAGTAAAATATAAAAAGCCAGCCCAGGGAAGAGTTGTCTCCAGAGGAGTTATCGATGAACAGGAATGGTCCGCGTTCATGGCTCAGCTTGAAAAAAAGGGAAGAGCAGGGCTAACTGTTGGAGTGGAACTTTTTGATGAGACTCAAGCGAATGTAGCAAGTTTCAGCTTTGATTGGTTTATCGCTAAGAAATAG
- a CDS encoding sigma 54-interacting transcriptional regulator translates to MLSFLCLVILYSACVYASIETDPRGALHRWITVSAALFAAVFFQRFFLKFPSVLFPKVSAYLFKIQLGIAACISLWFVLETKDAVKTFRFNGQYWDLTATFPGRVVAIFSLFFVLSVIGIAIVQILKNKDQKRIALAGILGSFFLNFLIPTIYLTLFRLGQVSAEVFVNALAISVISGFFVFHIFFVSYGGHRTSLTVRILTIVLAMALSVTQVMSGGLSKAIENEYDSIQTNVLQNAKLISPPKDSVFLSKIGENTSKSDLSAAVLGIRSFILTSSGKPVIVYQNFVTNTEMGLEYSSYRSFVHGYVLDWAIRLFVVLCVLIFGFLLFMKISILNPLFALLKGLDRVEGGELSVEVEVRNKDEIGLLTQAFNAMVRSIREARQELQQYTSNLERTILERDSIYDAVPQERVLSNKTLIYASRSMQAVVDRVERISGREQPVLITGETGTGKEIIAGLLHELGKGKDSPFVPINCAAVPANLWESQIFGYAKGAFTDAKSDYAGLVAEASGGTLFFDEVGEMPIEIQPKILRLLQERKYKQVGGRSELKAECRAIFATHRNLRSMVAKGTFREDLYYRINVFEIGIPPLRERRSDIPFLANRFVEHYSKQMELDKPNISEEVMDLFLEFPWSGNIRELENCIIRTLADLKGDHIKISDLPPELLELKNSSREDIGEVPIANGSYAAGFEPLVSMYSRRLIETALQKCKGNKSEAARLLKISRGKLQYQMKMLDME, encoded by the coding sequence ATGCTCTCTTTTTTATGTTTGGTCATCTTATATTCTGCATGTGTTTATGCTTCCATCGAAACAGATCCGAGAGGCGCATTACATAGATGGATCACTGTTTCTGCTGCGTTATTCGCTGCAGTTTTTTTCCAAAGATTTTTTCTAAAGTTTCCATCCGTACTTTTTCCTAAAGTTTCAGCTTATCTTTTTAAGATCCAACTGGGGATTGCTGCATGTATTTCTCTCTGGTTTGTATTGGAAACAAAAGATGCAGTTAAAACTTTTAGATTTAACGGACAATACTGGGATCTAACTGCTACTTTTCCTGGAAGAGTAGTCGCGATCTTTTCTTTGTTTTTTGTTTTGAGTGTGATCGGGATTGCGATAGTTCAAATCTTAAAGAATAAAGACCAGAAAAGGATCGCTCTTGCTGGGATTTTAGGCTCCTTCTTCTTAAATTTTTTGATACCTACAATCTATCTTACTTTGTTCAGATTAGGGCAAGTAAGTGCAGAAGTATTTGTGAATGCATTAGCGATCTCTGTTATTTCAGGATTTTTTGTATTCCATATATTTTTCGTAAGTTACGGCGGACATAGAACTTCTCTCACTGTTAGGATCTTAACGATAGTTCTGGCAATGGCGCTATCGGTGACTCAGGTAATGTCTGGTGGATTGAGTAAGGCGATAGAAAATGAATATGATAGTATTCAAACTAATGTATTACAAAATGCGAAACTAATATCTCCTCCTAAAGATTCTGTTTTTCTCTCTAAAATTGGGGAGAATACTTCTAAATCGGATTTGAGCGCTGCAGTTCTTGGGATTCGCTCTTTCATTTTAACTTCTTCCGGAAAACCAGTCATAGTATATCAGAATTTTGTAACTAATACCGAGATGGGTCTGGAATATTCTTCATACAGGAGTTTTGTCCACGGATATGTTTTGGATTGGGCGATCCGACTTTTTGTAGTATTATGCGTACTGATCTTTGGATTTTTGCTCTTCATGAAGATTTCCATCTTAAATCCACTATTTGCTCTATTGAAAGGCTTGGATAGGGTAGAAGGAGGAGAACTTTCTGTCGAAGTTGAGGTCCGCAATAAAGATGAGATCGGATTATTAACACAAGCATTCAACGCGATGGTTCGTTCCATTCGAGAAGCAAGGCAGGAGCTACAACAATACACTTCTAATCTAGAAAGAACTATTTTAGAAAGAGATTCCATCTATGATGCTGTTCCTCAAGAAAGAGTATTATCTAATAAAACCTTAATATATGCCTCCAGAAGTATGCAGGCAGTAGTGGATCGAGTAGAAAGAATTTCAGGAAGAGAACAACCTGTATTGATTACAGGCGAAACAGGCACCGGAAAAGAGATCATTGCCGGGCTTCTTCATGAATTGGGAAAAGGAAAAGATAGTCCATTTGTGCCGATCAACTGTGCTGCAGTCCCGGCAAATCTTTGGGAAAGTCAAATTTTCGGATACGCAAAAGGTGCATTTACTGATGCAAAATCTGATTACGCAGGTCTTGTCGCAGAAGCAAGCGGAGGAACTTTATTCTTCGACGAGGTGGGTGAGATGCCTATCGAGATCCAACCCAAAATATTAAGATTATTGCAAGAACGTAAATACAAACAAGTGGGTGGCCGCTCCGAACTTAAGGCAGAATGTAGGGCGATCTTCGCTACTCATAGAAACCTAAGATCCATGGTAGCAAAAGGGACTTTTAGAGAAGATCTATATTATAGGATCAATGTATTCGAGATTGGGATCCCACCTTTGAGAGAAAGAAGATCAGACATTCCATTTCTTGCGAATCGATTTGTAGAACATTATTCTAAACAAATGGAACTGGATAAACCCAATATAAGCGAAGAAGTTATGGATCTTTTCTTAGAATTTCCTTGGTCAGGAAATATACGAGAATTGGAGAATTGTATTATCAGAACTCTTGCCGATCTAAAAGGGGACCATATCAAAATTTCGGACCTTCCTCCTGAGTTATTAGAGCTCAAAAATTCCAGCAGAGAAGATATCGGAGAAGTTCCGATTGCGAACGGGTCTTATGCAGCAGGGTTTGAACCTTTGGTCTCTATGTATTCCAGAAGATTGATTGAAACAGCATTACAGAAATGTAAAGGAAACAAATCTGAAGCAGCCAGGCTTTTGAAAATTTCCAGAGGAAAATTACAATACCAAATGAAAATGCTGGATATGGAATAA
- a CDS encoding DUF3089 domain-containing protein translates to MRLFLYSSILFWGFLFSNCTSIFLYLIKPSGPFTQENVPTSPDYSKKESWAALPELRDDPDEVPAISGFKDGQNIARADVFFVHPTTFIKAERWNAEIGSSLIVYGLSPLKMQASVFNESAKVYAPRYRQAALYSFIDDSGNGEKAFEIAKKDVLSAFDHYIKHYNQGRPFFIAGHSQGSMMLIHVLKEYLDMKKVPNFVAAYLPGWAVHSSEFKNLKVCKNSKDLGCYISWNSKKWGSQLSDFALPPERYVGGVCVNPVNWTQNSPETPKEEHKGGVGIQFSELDKSYVRTKCEGEMLWVDLPSNQNYESRRGNKKNYHISDYGLFYLDIRENVKERLEEYFNKKGKR, encoded by the coding sequence ATGAGACTTTTCTTATATTCTTCTATATTGTTTTGGGGATTTTTATTTTCAAACTGTACTTCGATCTTTCTGTATTTGATTAAACCTTCTGGTCCTTTTACGCAGGAGAATGTTCCCACTTCTCCTGATTATTCTAAAAAAGAATCTTGGGCAGCTCTTCCTGAATTAAGGGATGATCCAGATGAAGTTCCTGCAATTTCCGGTTTTAAAGATGGGCAGAATATTGCGAGGGCAGACGTATTCTTCGTTCATCCTACAACTTTTATTAAAGCAGAAAGGTGGAATGCAGAGATAGGAAGTAGTCTGATCGTTTACGGACTTTCTCCCTTAAAAATGCAGGCATCTGTTTTTAATGAATCTGCAAAAGTTTATGCACCTAGATACAGGCAGGCCGCATTATATTCTTTTATTGATGATTCTGGAAATGGAGAGAAGGCGTTCGAGATTGCAAAAAAAGATGTTCTATCTGCATTTGATCATTACATAAAACATTATAACCAAGGAAGACCGTTTTTTATCGCGGGCCATAGCCAAGGTTCTATGATGCTTATTCATGTACTAAAAGAATATTTGGATATGAAGAAGGTCCCGAACTTTGTTGCGGCATATCTCCCTGGCTGGGCAGTACATTCTTCTGAATTTAAAAATCTAAAAGTATGTAAGAACTCCAAAGACCTAGGATGTTATATCAGTTGGAATTCCAAAAAATGGGGTTCTCAACTTTCTGATTTTGCACTTCCTCCAGAAAGATATGTAGGAGGAGTTTGCGTGAATCCAGTAAACTGGACTCAAAACAGTCCTGAAACTCCTAAGGAAGAGCATAAGGGTGGAGTTGGTATCCAGTTTTCCGAATTGGACAAGTCCTATGTTAGAACAAAATGTGAAGGTGAGATGCTTTGGGTAGATCTACCTTCCAATCAGAATTATGAATCTAGAAGAGGGAATAAGAAAAATTATCATATTTCGGATTATGGACTCTTCTATTTAGATATCAGAGAAAACGTAAAAGAAAGATTAGAAGAATATTTTAATAAAAAAGGAAAACGTTAG
- a CDS encoding extracellular medium-chain-length polyhydroxyalkanoate depolymerase yields MLKRITMLMPILIGALLFTGAEEVDAARCKTTGLLIKTTSCSYSTKKIEARPGIFRDVRYQVPEGTAPAGGWPVVVMYQGSFFTVQFSRTQGEPFGGYYEVKVIEKMLDNGFAVIAPDAGLDLFWETNLPTIYELTADYIFLNNLFAAIRNGSFGPINSNKKFATGISSGGYNTSRMAVSFPGEFKALAIQSGSYATCSGTICIVPTLPSNHPPTFFMHGFLDAVVPWWTMDLYYDKLRSQGIPTDRYTDYLAGHEWVSASAGKIYSWFNQYR; encoded by the coding sequence ATGCTGAAGAGAATCACGATGTTAATGCCTATACTGATCGGCGCTCTGCTATTTACAGGAGCTGAAGAAGTAGATGCTGCTCGTTGTAAAACAACCGGTCTCTTGATTAAGACGACTAGTTGCTCTTACTCTACAAAAAAAATCGAAGCTAGACCAGGGATATTTAGGGATGTAAGATACCAAGTACCTGAAGGAACTGCTCCTGCTGGCGGATGGCCAGTCGTAGTGATGTACCAAGGATCTTTCTTTACGGTACAATTCTCCCGTACTCAAGGAGAACCGTTCGGTGGATATTACGAAGTAAAAGTCATCGAGAAGATGTTAGATAATGGATTCGCAGTGATCGCTCCGGACGCGGGATTGGATCTTTTCTGGGAAACCAATTTACCTACGATCTATGAACTGACAGCAGATTACATTTTCTTAAATAATCTATTCGCTGCTATCCGTAATGGAAGTTTTGGTCCTATCAATTCGAATAAAAAATTCGCAACAGGTATTTCCAGCGGAGGATACAACACAAGCCGTATGGCAGTATCTTTCCCGGGAGAATTCAAAGCGCTGGCGATCCAATCCGGCTCTTATGCTACTTGTAGCGGAACGATCTGTATTGTTCCAACTCTTCCTTCTAATCATCCGCCTACATTCTTTATGCACGGATTCTTGGATGCAGTCGTTCCTTGGTGGACCATGGATTTGTATTATGACAAACTCAGATCCCAAGGAATTCCTACGGACAGATATACGGATTACCTAGCTGGACATGAATGGGTATCCGCATCCGCAGGAAAAATATATTCTTGGTTTAACCAATACCGTTAA
- a CDS encoding SpoIIE family protein phosphatase translates to MSLELTFFSFGSLIVCIFTAVLGSFLAAIRNRSKSSSYLAGAFFLLSIHAFAFVIAYSIDSPIAAYHRWLILAVIPAFSCMGQFFFFYPSPVNEKFAFRFLSGQLFVWLTFSIYYIFSTFNKAPIFDFSEQIWTFSLPSENKILGVLVLVYSFLMIFTGIWRSWTAPNESNRFTGLFVLFFSLLIFPPVIANSMSRAGLISRTDFLTIYTFFMIPGSFVILVLYINTTSDQTRFLNRITGICLGTFLLILYWIGLASISRQEDTFDLSKLREAENSIFIKKNISGSGFTDSHKIYARQSSGYYDSVFPSEAERYFVEDNKEKSRSVLYKFNLEDHKYEARFPYEEYRNFLHRAIRPYFAVLFITVLVILFGFRLFFRGAIWNPLKNLLIGIGKVNQGDLNTKIQVRIQDEIGFLTDSFNGMVSSIREARTALSVYADTLEDQVKDRTSRLTKLLEQQQGDYFLTSLLLKPFGIETIQNGKVFVESFTRQKKQFVFKEQNHEIGGDLCMSTSLKIGGANCIVFMNADAMGKSIQGAGGAIVLGSVFGSILNRTRLFEDKSLEFSPQRWLRSAFLELSKVFEIFEGSMLVTAVLGVIEESTGKTYLVNAEHPSPILYRNGKASLIPTKHFFNRIGLPFDPSAIFTVQSFQLKSGDCLFLGSDGKDDLIVGIREDGSKEINENQEAFLSRIEEAKGDLHKIYQDMEEYLTDDISFLKIEYSYSKEPLRTNGQPTRLVSKEIN, encoded by the coding sequence ATGAGTTTAGAGCTGACTTTTTTTTCTTTTGGATCTTTGATCGTTTGTATATTTACCGCGGTGCTTGGAAGTTTTTTAGCTGCCATCCGGAATAGATCCAAATCCAGTTCCTATTTGGCTGGCGCATTCTTTCTATTATCAATTCACGCATTTGCATTTGTAATCGCGTATAGTATAGATTCTCCTATAGCTGCTTATCATAGATGGTTGATCTTAGCTGTAATCCCTGCATTCTCTTGTATGGGGCAGTTCTTTTTCTTTTATCCAAGTCCCGTTAATGAAAAATTTGCCTTTCGTTTCTTAAGCGGCCAATTATTCGTTTGGCTCACCTTTTCTATATATTATATTTTTAGCACGTTCAATAAAGCTCCTATATTCGATTTCTCAGAACAAATATGGACCTTCTCTCTTCCTTCAGAGAATAAGATTCTTGGAGTATTGGTCTTAGTTTATTCTTTTCTTATGATCTTTACGGGGATATGGAGAAGCTGGACTGCTCCCAATGAATCCAATCGTTTTACAGGACTGTTCGTTCTATTTTTTTCTCTGCTAATCTTTCCTCCAGTGATAGCAAATAGTATGAGTCGAGCAGGATTGATCTCTAGAACAGACTTCCTGACTATTTATACATTCTTCATGATCCCAGGAAGTTTTGTGATCCTGGTACTTTATATTAACACTACTTCGGACCAAACTCGTTTTCTAAACAGGATTACCGGGATTTGCCTGGGAACATTCTTACTCATTCTATATTGGATAGGGCTCGCTTCTATTTCCAGGCAAGAAGATACATTCGATCTGAGTAAATTAAGAGAAGCAGAGAATTCGATTTTTATTAAGAAGAATATTTCAGGCTCAGGCTTTACTGATTCTCACAAAATATATGCAAGACAATCCTCAGGATATTATGACTCTGTTTTCCCTTCGGAAGCAGAACGTTATTTTGTAGAAGATAACAAAGAAAAATCTAGATCCGTATTATATAAGTTCAACTTAGAAGATCACAAATACGAGGCAAGATTTCCATATGAAGAATATAGAAACTTTCTTCATAGAGCGATCCGACCTTATTTCGCAGTTTTATTCATCACTGTACTTGTGATACTTTTCGGATTCAGACTTTTTTTCAGAGGAGCGATTTGGAATCCCCTTAAAAATTTATTAATAGGGATTGGAAAAGTAAACCAAGGAGATTTAAACACAAAGATCCAAGTTCGTATCCAAGACGAGATCGGCTTTCTTACCGATTCATTCAACGGAATGGTAAGTTCCATTCGAGAAGCAAGAACTGCTCTTTCAGTATACGCTGATACATTAGAAGATCAGGTTAAGGATAGAACTTCCAGACTTACAAAATTATTGGAACAACAACAAGGAGATTATTTTTTAACATCCCTTCTACTTAAACCTTTCGGAATAGAGACAATTCAAAACGGAAAAGTATTCGTAGAATCATTCACTCGCCAGAAAAAACAATTCGTATTCAAAGAACAAAATCACGAGATCGGTGGAGATCTTTGTATGTCTACCAGCCTCAAGATAGGAGGTGCAAATTGTATTGTATTCATGAATGCAGATGCAATGGGAAAATCTATCCAAGGTGCGGGAGGTGCGATCGTCTTAGGTTCCGTATTCGGCTCCATCTTAAACAGAACCAGACTATTCGAAGATAAATCTTTAGAGTTCAGCCCTCAACGTTGGTTGAGATCCGCTTTTTTAGAACTTTCTAAAGTGTTTGAAATTTTCGAAGGAAGTATGTTGGTCACTGCAGTCCTCGGAGTAATAGAAGAATCCACGGGCAAAACATATTTAGTAAACGCCGAACATCCTTCTCCTATCTTATACAGAAATGGAAAGGCAAGTTTGATCCCAACCAAACATTTTTTCAATCGTATAGGATTACCTTTCGATCCATCTGCAATATTTACAGTTCAATCGTTTCAACTAAAGAGTGGAGATTGTTTGTTCTTAGGTTCAGACGGAAAAGACGATTTGATAGTGGGTATACGAGAAGATGGAAGCAAAGAGATCAATGAAAACCAAGAAGCATTTTTATCCAGAATTGAAGAAGCAAAAGGAGATCTACATAAGATCTACCAAGATATGGAAGAATATCTCACCGATGATATTTCCTTTTTAAAGATAGAATACTCATATTCTAAAGAGCCGCTTAGAACAAACGGACAACCTACAAGACTCGTATCAAAAGAAATAAATTAA
- a CDS encoding bile acid:sodium symporter family protein: MQSGFLLEIVLPVSLFIIMFGMGLSLTLKDFERVALFPKAVLVGLLAQLLLLPFLGFMVATMFHLEPLLAVGLMVLSCCPSGPTSNMYSYLFKGDVALSVTLTALISVIKPFTLPFLTYYSMVYFMGEGKTIDLPILKTILQLFVITVLPVGIGMAVKNYSPKFAESCEKPVKVFSMIILFAIIAGLVKQNWEKMWGFFAQSGAAALTMNCICISLGFLLGLLLRLSRTQAVTIAFELGIQNGTTALLVTGTILQVPTMTVVPITYSLLMFVTALVFGLFILKNRRSILDQPSLERAS, translated from the coding sequence ATGCAAAGTGGATTTTTACTGGAGATAGTTCTCCCGGTCTCACTTTTTATAATCATGTTCGGGATGGGACTTTCTTTGACACTCAAAGATTTCGAAAGAGTGGCTCTATTTCCTAAAGCCGTATTGGTTGGACTTTTAGCCCAACTTTTACTATTACCGTTTTTAGGATTTATGGTAGCTACGATGTTCCATCTGGAACCATTGCTTGCAGTTGGATTAATGGTATTGTCTTGCTGTCCTTCTGGCCCAACTTCAAATATGTATTCATATTTGTTTAAAGGGGACGTAGCCCTATCAGTAACGTTAACCGCTTTAATTAGCGTGATCAAACCTTTCACTCTTCCATTTTTAACTTACTATTCAATGGTATATTTTATGGGAGAAGGAAAAACGATAGATCTTCCTATTCTTAAAACCATCTTACAACTTTTTGTAATTACTGTTCTTCCTGTTGGAATAGGAATGGCTGTAAAAAATTACTCTCCGAAATTCGCAGAAAGTTGTGAAAAACCAGTAAAAGTTTTTTCAATGATCATTCTATTTGCGATCATTGCTGGGTTAGTAAAACAAAACTGGGAAAAGATGTGGGGATTTTTTGCTCAAAGTGGAGCAGCAGCCCTTACTATGAATTGTATCTGTATCAGTCTTGGATTTTTACTCGGGCTACTATTACGATTAAGCAGAACCCAAGCTGTTACAATCGCTTTCGAGTTAGGGATCCAAAATGGAACCACTGCACTCCTGGTGACTGGCACGATTCTGCAAGTCCCTACTATGACGGTTGTTCCTATCACTTATAGCCTTCTCATGTTTGTGACGGCACTCGTATTCGGGTTGTTCATCTTGAAAAATAGAAGATCCATTTTGGACCAACCTTCTTTAGAAAGAGCAAGTTAG